The following are encoded in a window of Streptomyces sp. 11x1 genomic DNA:
- a CDS encoding histidine kinase → MAGWAKLPEVVTAGAVTTWQGRLLLAWWLFLPATAIVTAVINVPGQPATAIGLLAAALALLCRFTWPITSLLAGTGLAAVALILQSTTLLAFVWPVSVMLAYAVGRQVPDTRLAVAALTLATGVQSAASFVELAGLTVDLEDVGRIVVINVLLVVLPGAIGMRQGERALAMDALHERNALLERANLLGESQARMQERARIAGEMHDLLGHRLSLIVLYAGALEMRTRTAAPEINEQADLLRTTSRTALDELRTVLGILRLDGAEPPDGAESAVGTREDVTSLVAEAQHAGLPLTLSWRGGDLTDADTGIRRAVNRIVREALTNVHKHAPGAPTRLTVTVDTEKLTINVLNVARPPAVPPPSSGLGLAGLRERARLAGGDFTAGTDPLTGNHALTATLPLRH, encoded by the coding sequence GTGGCTGGTTGGGCGAAACTCCCCGAGGTCGTCACCGCCGGGGCGGTGACGACCTGGCAGGGCAGGTTGCTGTTGGCGTGGTGGTTGTTCCTGCCCGCCACGGCGATCGTCACGGCCGTCATCAACGTGCCCGGGCAGCCCGCAACAGCGATCGGCCTGCTGGCCGCCGCACTCGCCCTGCTCTGCCGGTTCACCTGGCCGATCACCTCGCTGCTGGCAGGGACCGGCCTCGCGGCAGTGGCGTTGATCTTGCAGAGCACGACCCTGCTGGCTTTTGTCTGGCCGGTGAGCGTGATGCTCGCCTATGCGGTGGGCCGCCAGGTCCCGGACACTCGCCTCGCGGTGGCCGCTCTGACGCTCGCCACCGGCGTGCAATCCGCGGCCAGCTTCGTCGAGCTCGCCGGGCTGACGGTTGACCTGGAGGATGTCGGCCGCATCGTCGTCATCAATGTGCTGCTGGTGGTACTGCCGGGCGCCATCGGCATGCGGCAGGGGGAGCGAGCCCTGGCCATGGATGCCCTGCACGAACGCAACGCCCTGCTGGAACGCGCCAACCTGCTCGGCGAGTCGCAGGCCCGGATGCAGGAAAGGGCGCGCATCGCCGGCGAGATGCACGATCTGCTCGGCCACCGGCTCAGCCTGATCGTCCTGTACGCCGGTGCCCTGGAGATGCGCACCCGCACCGCGGCCCCCGAGATCAACGAGCAGGCCGACCTGCTGCGGACCACCTCCCGGACCGCACTCGACGAGCTTCGCACGGTGCTGGGCATCCTGCGCCTCGACGGCGCCGAACCACCGGACGGCGCCGAATCGGCGGTCGGCACGCGCGAGGATGTCACCAGCCTGGTCGCCGAAGCCCAGCATGCGGGCCTGCCCCTCACCCTGTCCTGGCGCGGCGGCGACCTCACCGACGCCGACACCGGCATCCGCCGAGCGGTCAACCGCATCGTGCGCGAAGCCCTCACCAACGTGCACAAACACGCCCCGGGTGCGCCAACCCGGCTGACCGTCACCGTCGACACCGAAAAACTCACCATCAACGTACTCAACGTCGCACGCCCGCCCGCCGTCCCACCGCCCAGCAGCGGCCTGGGACTGGCCGGCCTGCGCGAACGCGCCCGCCTGGCCGGCGGCGACTTCACCGCCGGCACAGACCCGCTCACCGGCAACCACGCCCTCACCGCCACCCTCCCCCTGCGCCATTGA
- a CDS encoding response regulator transcription factor produces MIRVLLADDEALIRAGIRFVLDVADDIEIVAEADNGAGAVELARKHLVDVALLDIRMPGVDGLAAAVEIRTVAPRTSVVMLTTFGEEEYVTRALRCGAAGFLLKDTPPDDLIRAVRVAAAGEPVLSPRVTQQLIDRHVNRDVSQADDARRRVAALTDRERDVLCLLREGCSNAEIAKALLMSEGTAKSHVSRILSVLGCTNRVQAAILAHDAGVLPPGSRS; encoded by the coding sequence GTGATTCGGGTGCTGTTGGCCGACGACGAGGCGTTGATCCGCGCCGGGATCCGGTTCGTGCTCGACGTCGCCGATGACATCGAGATCGTGGCCGAGGCGGACAACGGTGCCGGCGCCGTCGAGCTCGCTCGCAAGCACCTCGTTGACGTCGCGCTGCTGGACATTCGCATGCCTGGCGTCGACGGGCTGGCCGCGGCCGTCGAGATAAGAACGGTGGCGCCGCGGACGAGCGTGGTCATGCTGACCACCTTCGGTGAGGAAGAGTACGTCACCCGGGCGCTGCGCTGCGGCGCTGCGGGGTTTCTGCTCAAGGACACCCCGCCCGACGACCTGATCAGGGCTGTCCGGGTGGCGGCCGCCGGTGAGCCCGTCCTGTCGCCCCGGGTCACCCAGCAGTTGATCGATCGCCACGTCAACCGCGACGTGAGCCAGGCCGACGATGCGCGGCGCCGTGTCGCGGCTCTGACCGACCGCGAGCGCGACGTGCTGTGCCTGCTGCGTGAGGGCTGCTCGAACGCTGAGATCGCCAAGGCGCTGCTGATGAGTGAAGGCACCGCCAAGTCTCACGTCAGTCGCATCCTCTCCGTCCTTGGCTGCACCAACCGGGTTCAGGCGGCGATCCTGGCGCATGATGCCGGAGTTCTTCCGCCAGGCAGCCGTTCCTGA
- a CDS encoding Xaa-Pro dipeptidyl-peptidase — protein sequence MTQTEFSHETPPPWHAIIVPVPAVVGPPPRTGKRTRFTIYRTYATASVAALLATFLTPAAARAAPAPKESRPVYSYAHAVRESVWVDTGLDGDGDGRNDRVAADIVRPREPARLGRKVPVIMDASPYYSCCGRGNESQKKTYDTRGRVGRMPLFYDNYFVPRGYAFVGVDLAGTNRSDGCVDVGGRSDIRSAKAVVDWLNGRARAYTSRRGGTAVKATWTNGRTGMIGKSWDGTIANGVAATGVKGLKTIVPISAISSWYDYYFAKGAPFSEFGPDWLSFAVQSDDASRRCAAMERKLVDGAPRSGDRTPLWTERDYVKDAAKVRASVFLVHGMQDLNVRAKHFGQWWDALAKNGVERKIWLSQTGHVDPFDFRRADWVHALHRWFDHELLGYDNGIDREPMADIERHPDQWVTSNVWPSRDTHTTTLHPAIGSRPGVGTLGLNKSTGTETFTDNRARGETDWAARIGSTTPEKAGFLTKPLTSDLRLSGSSKVTVTATPTTSTAHLSAVLVDLGPDTIRDHADKAEGITTLTNRTCWGSSTKRDSACFKATRAKKRSVDYTVFSRGWADLGNHASDRKGVPLTPGKAYTITLDLAATDHVVPKGHRLALIVAGTDKNLIEPPSTTPTLTLDLARTSVRVPLLGGAAAFTRATSGGTSTAPEARVLDGVRAPHTAQRVPGN from the coding sequence ATGACTCAGACAGAGTTCTCGCACGAAACGCCACCTCCATGGCACGCGATCATCGTGCCCGTGCCCGCGGTCGTTGGGCCGCCTCCGCGTACGGGGAAACGCACGCGCTTCACGATCTACAGAACGTACGCGACCGCCTCCGTGGCCGCCCTGCTGGCCACCTTCCTCACCCCGGCGGCGGCCCGGGCCGCCCCCGCCCCGAAGGAGAGCCGACCGGTCTACTCCTACGCCCATGCCGTCCGTGAGTCCGTCTGGGTGGACACCGGCCTCGACGGCGATGGCGACGGCAGGAACGACCGCGTCGCCGCCGACATCGTCCGGCCCCGCGAACCCGCCCGGCTGGGCCGCAAGGTCCCCGTCATCATGGACGCCAGCCCGTACTACTCCTGCTGCGGGCGCGGCAACGAGAGCCAGAAGAAGACGTACGACACGCGCGGTCGCGTCGGCCGGATGCCGCTGTTCTACGACAACTACTTCGTTCCCCGCGGCTACGCCTTCGTCGGCGTCGACCTCGCCGGCACCAACCGCTCCGACGGCTGCGTCGATGTCGGCGGCCGCAGCGACATCCGGTCCGCGAAGGCCGTCGTCGACTGGTTGAACGGCCGCGCCAGGGCCTACACCAGCCGGCGCGGCGGCACCGCCGTCAAGGCGACCTGGACCAACGGCCGCACGGGCATGATCGGCAAGAGCTGGGACGGCACCATAGCCAACGGCGTCGCCGCCACCGGCGTCAAGGGCCTGAAGACGATCGTTCCGATCAGCGCGATCTCCTCCTGGTACGACTACTACTTCGCCAAGGGTGCCCCGTTTTCGGAGTTCGGCCCCGACTGGCTGTCCTTCGCAGTGCAGAGCGACGACGCCTCCAGGCGCTGTGCGGCCATGGAGCGCAAGCTCGTCGACGGGGCCCCGCGCAGCGGTGACAGGACGCCCCTGTGGACTGAGCGCGACTACGTCAAGGACGCGGCGAAGGTACGCGCGAGCGTGTTTCTCGTGCACGGGATGCAAGACCTCAACGTCCGCGCCAAGCATTTCGGGCAGTGGTGGGACGCCCTCGCGAAGAACGGCGTCGAGCGCAAGATCTGGCTTTCCCAGACCGGTCACGTCGACCCCTTCGACTTCCGGCGCGCCGACTGGGTCCATGCCCTGCACCGCTGGTTCGACCACGAACTCCTCGGCTACGACAACGGCATCGACCGTGAGCCCATGGCCGACATCGAGCGGCACCCCGACCAGTGGGTCACCTCGAACGTGTGGCCGTCGCGCGACACGCACACCACCACCCTTCACCCGGCCATCGGCAGTCGGCCGGGCGTGGGGACCCTCGGCCTGAACAAGAGCACCGGCACCGAGACGTTCACCGACAACCGCGCGCGCGGCGAAACCGACTGGGCGGCGCGGATCGGCAGCACGACGCCCGAGAAGGCCGGCTTCCTGACGAAGCCGCTCACCAGCGACCTACGTCTGTCCGGCTCCTCCAAGGTCACCGTCACCGCCACCCCGACCACGTCGACGGCCCATCTGTCCGCCGTCCTCGTCGACCTCGGCCCCGACACCATCCGGGACCACGCCGACAAGGCCGAGGGCATCACCACCCTCACCAACCGCACCTGTTGGGGCAGCAGCACCAAGCGGGACAGCGCGTGCTTCAAGGCAACGCGGGCGAAGAAGAGGTCCGTCGACTACACCGTGTTCAGCCGCGGGTGGGCCGACCTCGGCAACCACGCCTCCGACCGCAAGGGGGTCCCGCTCACCCCGGGCAAGGCTTACACCATCACGCTCGACCTCGCGGCCACCGACCACGTCGTCCCCAAGGGGCACCGCCTGGCCCTGATCGTCGCGGGCACGGACAAGAACCTCATCGAACCGCCGTCCACCACCCCGACGCTCACCCTGGACCTGGCCCGTACGTCGGTTCGCGTCCCGCTCCTCGGCGGCGCCGCCGCGTTCACCCGCGCCACCTCGGGCGGCACCTCCACCGCACCCGAGGCCAGGGTCCTGGACGGCGTGCGGGCACCGCACACCGCACAGCGCGTCCCCGGCAACTGA
- a CDS encoding DUF2795 domain-containing protein has product MQRGSDRMSAHRDDEMKHELQGLLRSGHPTRTEEWNDPEPYAEDDPEVAHGPVTPSRAPARVEALRLDLARVLGRTSFPAGPAELIRVLRDRHAPDGLVAPLERLPRKARYDSVHQLAEAVVQVQDESGGTGGAGAAGEARGGAARPPAEATESTHDGDT; this is encoded by the coding sequence ATGCAGCGAGGCAGCGACCGGATGAGCGCCCACCGCGACGACGAGATGAAGCACGAACTGCAGGGATTGCTCCGATCTGGGCATCCCACCCGGACGGAGGAGTGGAACGACCCCGAGCCCTACGCAGAGGACGATCCGGAGGTGGCGCACGGGCCGGTGACGCCGAGCCGGGCGCCCGCGCGGGTGGAGGCGCTGCGGCTGGACCTGGCCCGGGTCCTGGGCCGTACGTCGTTCCCGGCGGGCCCCGCCGAGCTGATCCGGGTCCTGCGGGACCGGCACGCCCCGGACGGGCTGGTCGCGCCCCTGGAGCGACTGCCGCGGAAGGCCCGCTACGACTCGGTCCACCAACTCGCTGAGGCGGTGGTCCAGGTCCAGGACGAGAGCGGTGGGACCGGGGGAGCCGGAGCGGCCGGAGAAGCGAGGGGTGGGGCCGCGCGGCCCCCGGCGGAGGCCACGGAATCCACACACGACGGGGACACATAG
- a CDS encoding ornithine decarboxylase, with protein MDDDSVTTDQRPDHSRTPVLEALERYRRADRRPFSPPGHKGGVGVDARVALTLGPDVIASDVLALNGLDDRRMSGRVLERAEELMAHAVDADRAYFSACGSSLPVKASMLAVAGPGEKLLVAHNAHKSVIAGVILAGIEPVWVRPRWDAEHRLSHPPGPEQVTEAFERAPDAKGMLLVTPTAYGTCADIAAVAEVCHARGRPLTVDEAWGAHLPFHEALPSWAMDAGADLCVTSVHQMGAGLEQGSVFHLRGDLVDPAVLRLRGGLLNTTSPSVLMWAALDGWRRQLVERGHELLDRALRLATRLRTEVAALPGLVPLADAELAGPDRAFAYDPLMVVIDVSGLGTSGYAAVEWLREHHRVDLGLGDHRRVVAQLTHADTEESCAALLDALTDLVKRRESLPPRPDVRLPEPEELELESVLLPRDAFFGPVDQVPPAEAVGRVAAEPASPYPPGVPVICPGERINRAVVEYLGSGVEHGMYVPDPSDPELRALRVVAR; from the coding sequence ATGGACGACGACAGCGTGACCACCGATCAGCGGCCCGACCACTCCCGTACCCCCGTCCTGGAGGCCCTGGAGCGCTACCGGCGCGCCGACCGCCGGCCTTTCTCACCGCCCGGCCACAAGGGTGGCGTGGGCGTGGACGCGCGGGTCGCCCTGACGCTCGGTCCCGATGTGATCGCCTCGGACGTGCTCGCCCTGAACGGCCTGGACGACCGGCGGATGTCCGGCCGGGTCCTGGAGCGGGCCGAGGAGCTGATGGCGCACGCCGTCGACGCGGACCGGGCCTACTTCTCGGCCTGCGGCAGTTCCCTGCCGGTGAAGGCGTCGATGCTGGCGGTCGCCGGGCCGGGCGAGAAGCTGCTGGTCGCGCACAACGCCCACAAGTCCGTGATCGCGGGCGTGATCCTGGCCGGCATCGAACCGGTGTGGGTGCGCCCGCGCTGGGACGCCGAGCACCGGCTGTCGCATCCGCCGGGCCCCGAGCAGGTCACCGAGGCCTTCGAGCGGGCGCCCGACGCGAAAGGCATGCTGCTGGTCACACCCACGGCGTACGGCACCTGCGCGGACATCGCCGCCGTCGCGGAGGTCTGCCACGCGCGCGGCCGCCCGCTGACCGTCGACGAGGCGTGGGGCGCCCATCTGCCGTTCCACGAGGCCCTGCCGAGCTGGGCCATGGACGCGGGCGCCGACCTGTGTGTGACGTCGGTGCACCAGATGGGGGCGGGCCTGGAGCAGGGCTCGGTGTTCCATCTGCGGGGCGACCTGGTCGATCCGGCGGTGCTCAGGCTCCGCGGCGGCCTGCTCAACACCACCAGTCCGTCGGTCCTGATGTGGGCGGCGCTGGACGGGTGGCGGCGGCAGTTGGTGGAGCGCGGCCATGAACTCCTGGACCGGGCGCTGAGGTTGGCGACCCGGCTGCGTACCGAGGTGGCCGCGCTGCCCGGACTCGTCCCGCTGGCCGACGCCGAACTCGCCGGTCCCGACCGGGCGTTCGCGTACGACCCGCTGATGGTCGTGATCGACGTCTCCGGCCTCGGTACGAGCGGGTACGCGGCCGTCGAGTGGCTGCGCGAGCACCACCGGGTGGATCTCGGGCTCGGCGACCACCGACGTGTCGTGGCCCAACTCACCCACGCCGACACGGAGGAGAGCTGCGCGGCGCTCCTCGACGCCCTCACGGACCTCGTGAAGCGTCGCGAGTCGCTGCCGCCGCGGCCGGACGTACGGCTGCCCGAGCCGGAGGAGCTGGAGCTGGAGAGCGTGCTGCTCCCCCGCGACGCCTTCTTCGGGCCGGTGGACCAGGTGCCGCCGGCGGAGGCCGTGGGCCGGGTGGCGGCGGAGCCCGCCAGCCCCTATCCGCCCGGAGTGCCGGTGATCTGTCCGGGCGAGCGGATCAACCGGGCGGTCGTGGAGTACCTCGGGTCGGGCGTGGAGCACGGCATGTACGTACCCGATCCGTCGGACCCGGAGCTGCGCGCCCTGCGGGTGGTGGCCCGATGA
- a CDS encoding type 1 glutamine amidotransferase domain-containing protein, translating to MRIAFLTAPEGVEQIELTEPWQAAENAGHEPVLVSTKPGRIQAFDHLDKADTFAVDAVVGEAPPESFDALVLPGGVANPDFLRMDDKAVSFTRSFFERGRPVAAICHAPWTLVEADVVRGRVLTSWPSLRTDIRNAGGTWVDEQVRICDHGPNKLVTSRKPDDLKAFCEAFLDVFSQEAA from the coding sequence ATGCGTATCGCATTCCTGACAGCCCCCGAGGGTGTCGAGCAGATCGAGCTGACCGAGCCATGGCAGGCGGCGGAGAACGCCGGTCACGAACCCGTCCTGGTGTCGACGAAGCCCGGTCGTATTCAGGCCTTCGACCATCTCGACAAGGCGGACACGTTCGCCGTGGACGCCGTGGTGGGCGAGGCGCCGCCCGAGTCGTTCGACGCGCTGGTCCTGCCCGGCGGGGTGGCCAACCCCGACTTCCTGCGTATGGACGACAAGGCCGTGTCGTTCACCCGGTCGTTCTTCGAGCGGGGCCGTCCGGTCGCGGCGATCTGTCACGCGCCGTGGACGCTGGTGGAGGCGGACGTGGTGCGCGGCCGGGTCCTGACGTCGTGGCCGAGTCTGCGCACGGACATCCGCAACGCGGGCGGCACCTGGGTGGACGAGCAGGTGCGGATCTGCGACCACGGCCCCAACAAGCTCGTGACCAGCCGCAAACCGGACGACCTCAAGGCGTTCTGTGAGGCGTTCCTCGACGTGTTCTCCCAGGAGGCCGCCTGA
- a CDS encoding catalase — protein MTSPQDRKQEQREAAHPVDPASGPLTTDQGVAVDHTDDSLTVGERGPTLMEDFHFREKLTHFDHERIPERVVHARGAGAYGYFEPYVSCAEFTRAAFLQDPSVRTPVFVRFSTVQGPRGSADTVRDVRGFATKFYTSEGNYDLVGNNFPVFFVQDGIKFPDFVHAVKPEPHNDIPTGASAHDTLWDFVSLQPETLHAIMWLMSDRAIPRSYRMMQGFGVHTFRFVTADGRGTFVKFHWKPKLGTHALVWDEAQECQGRDPDFSRRDLWDAIEAGEFPEWELGVQLVPEEDEFAFDFDLLDATKLIPEEQVPVRPIGRMVLDRNPENFFAETEQVAFHTANVVPGIDFTNDPLLQARNFSYLDTQLIRLGGPNFSQLPVNRPVAPVRTNHRDGYHQSAIHRGTNYFPNSLGGGCPAHAGADPHAYAHLAERVDGAKIRRRSESFKDHHSQPALFWNSMAPWERQHIVAAFRFELGKVGALSVRARTVEQLVKVDPELAAEVAKGIGVPVPSDAEPGAYKLSSPALSLEAQRGPGSIRTRQIAVLVSDGVDAEQVTGVREALAAEGAIVEAIAAQDGTVRGADGAGYTVDRALPTVASVLYDAVFLPGGPVGTPSQAADLDAMRFVRDAYRHGKPIGALGSGVGVVAALRPEGVRLSSEFHHVVADRGVVTDTAQGTASEDFTREFVAAIAAHRHWDRPPTHC, from the coding sequence ATGACCTCTCCCCAGGACCGCAAGCAGGAGCAGCGCGAGGCGGCCCACCCGGTCGACCCGGCGTCGGGGCCCCTCACCACCGACCAGGGCGTGGCCGTCGACCACACCGACGACTCGCTGACCGTCGGTGAGCGCGGGCCGACCCTGATGGAGGACTTCCACTTCCGGGAGAAGCTCACCCACTTCGACCACGAGCGGATCCCGGAGCGAGTGGTCCACGCCCGGGGCGCGGGGGCGTACGGGTACTTCGAACCGTACGTGTCCTGCGCGGAGTTCACCCGCGCGGCGTTCCTCCAGGACCCGTCGGTCCGCACCCCCGTCTTCGTGCGGTTCTCGACCGTGCAGGGGCCGCGCGGGTCGGCGGACACCGTGCGGGACGTACGCGGCTTCGCGACCAAGTTCTATACGTCCGAGGGCAATTACGACCTGGTGGGGAACAACTTCCCGGTCTTCTTCGTCCAGGACGGGATCAAGTTCCCCGACTTCGTGCACGCGGTGAAGCCGGAGCCGCACAACGACATCCCGACGGGCGCCTCCGCGCACGACACGCTCTGGGACTTCGTGTCCCTCCAGCCGGAGACGCTGCACGCGATCATGTGGCTGATGTCCGACCGGGCGATCCCGCGCAGCTACCGCATGATGCAGGGCTTCGGCGTGCACACCTTCCGCTTCGTGACCGCCGACGGGCGGGGCACCTTCGTGAAGTTCCACTGGAAGCCGAAGCTGGGCACGCACGCACTGGTGTGGGACGAGGCGCAGGAGTGCCAGGGCCGGGACCCGGACTTCAGCCGCCGGGACCTGTGGGACGCCATCGAGGCCGGCGAGTTCCCGGAGTGGGAGCTGGGCGTCCAACTCGTGCCGGAGGAGGACGAGTTCGCCTTCGACTTCGATCTGCTCGACGCCACGAAGCTCATCCCGGAGGAGCAGGTGCCGGTACGGCCGATCGGCCGGATGGTGCTGGACCGCAACCCCGAGAACTTCTTCGCGGAGACGGAACAGGTCGCCTTCCACACGGCGAACGTCGTCCCGGGCATCGACTTCACCAATGACCCGCTCCTGCAGGCCCGTAACTTCTCCTACCTGGACACCCAGCTGATCCGCCTGGGCGGCCCCAACTTCAGCCAGCTGCCGGTGAACCGGCCCGTGGCGCCGGTGCGCACCAACCACCGCGACGGCTACCACCAGTCGGCGATCCATCGCGGCACGAACTACTTCCCGAACTCCCTCGGCGGAGGCTGCCCGGCCCATGCGGGCGCCGACCCGCACGCCTACGCGCACCTCGCCGAGCGCGTCGACGGTGCCAAGATCCGCCGCCGCAGCGAGAGTTTCAAGGACCATCACAGCCAGCCCGCGCTGTTCTGGAACAGCATGGCGCCCTGGGAGAGGCAGCACATCGTGGCCGCCTTCCGCTTCGAACTGGGCAAGGTCGGGGCCCTCTCCGTCCGCGCTCGTACGGTGGAGCAACTGGTGAAGGTGGACCCGGAGTTGGCGGCCGAGGTGGCGAAGGGCATCGGGGTGCCCGTCCCGTCGGACGCCGAGCCGGGGGCGTACAAGCTCAGTTCCCCGGCCCTCAGTCTGGAGGCGCAGCGCGGTCCCGGTTCCATCCGCACCCGGCAGATCGCGGTTCTGGTCTCCGACGGTGTGGACGCCGAGCAGGTGACCGGTGTGCGGGAGGCGCTGGCGGCCGAGGGCGCGATCGTGGAGGCCATCGCGGCCCAGGACGGCACCGTACGCGGCGCGGACGGCGCGGGGTACACCGTGGACCGGGCCCTGCCGACGGTGGCCTCCGTCCTGTACGACGCGGTGTTCCTGCCCGGTGGTCCGGTCGGCACCCCGTCCCAGGCCGCCGACCTCGACGCGATGCGCTTCGTCCGCGACGCCTACCGGCACGGCAAGCCGATCGGCGCCCTGGGGTCCGGCGTCGGGGTCGTCGCCGCCCTCCGGCCGGAGGGTGTCCGGCTCTCCTCCGAGTTCCACCATGTGGTGGCGGACCGGGGCGTGGTGACGGACACGGCCCAGGGCACCGCGAGCGAGGACTTCACCAGGGAGTTCGTGGCGGCGATCGCGGCCCACCGCCACTGGGACCGCCCGCCGACCCACTGCTGA
- a CDS encoding TIGR03086 family metal-binding protein: MRPGASAGTRALLDRHAEAQDLFGARVHAVRDDQWGADTPCAEWSVRDLVNHLVSEQLWVPSLVRDGCMIEEVGDTFGGDLLGPDPAASWDTAAHSAREAFTAPGALERTVHLSYGDTPATAYCAQMVADLVVHAWDLSRAIGADERLPGELVRFAADEIAPYAGDLEKSGLFGAPVAPPVGADAQTRLLCLLGRRP, translated from the coding sequence ATGAGACCCGGGGCGAGCGCGGGGACGCGTGCGCTGCTCGACCGGCACGCCGAGGCACAGGACCTCTTCGGCGCGAGGGTCCACGCCGTCCGGGACGACCAGTGGGGCGCCGACACGCCCTGCGCCGAGTGGTCGGTCCGCGACCTCGTCAACCACCTCGTCTCCGAGCAGCTGTGGGTGCCCTCGCTGGTACGGGACGGCTGCATGATCGAGGAGGTCGGCGACACCTTTGGGGGCGACCTGCTGGGCCCCGACCCGGCGGCCTCCTGGGACACCGCCGCCCACTCCGCGCGGGAGGCGTTCACGGCGCCCGGCGCGCTGGAACGCACGGTCCACCTCTCCTACGGCGACACCCCGGCGACCGCGTACTGCGCGCAGATGGTCGCCGATCTCGTCGTGCACGCGTGGGACCTGTCCCGGGCGATCGGAGCGGACGAGCGGCTGCCGGGGGAGCTGGTGCGGTTCGCGGCCGACGAGATCGCCCCGTATGCCGGTGATCTGGAGAAGAGCGGGCTGTTCGGGGCGCCGGTGGCTCCGCCCGTGGGGGCGGACGCGCAGACCAGGTTGTTGTGTCTGCTCGGGCGGCGGCCGTAG
- a CDS encoding DUF6158 family protein has protein sequence MTGVHPDQLDDQQLMKELESIHRTRHDTLLHGSTEALRTHNERMAQLEGEYLRRHPRRPVVSGRTRDGARDRGPATP, from the coding sequence ATGACCGGAGTGCACCCGGACCAGCTGGACGACCAGCAGTTGATGAAGGAACTGGAGTCGATCCACCGCACGCGGCACGACACGCTGCTGCACGGGTCGACCGAGGCGCTGCGCACCCACAACGAACGGATGGCCCAGCTGGAGGGCGAGTATCTGCGCCGCCATCCGCGCCGGCCGGTCGTCTCGGGCCGTACGCGCGACGGAGCGCGGGATCGAGGGCCGGCGACGCCATGA